The sequence CTCAGTGTCCGGCGCAGTCGCTGGACGAGAGTTCTCCACCACGGTGGGGAACGATTCTGCGGACCGCTGGACGGGTTCAAGATCTCGCTGCTCGCGTCGGCCTGGGCGACTGCGCGGAAATCCGGCGAGGCCGCGGCCAGGCATTTCAGCACCGGCCCGAACGAGCCGTGACCCGCTTTCCGGTCACCCTTGCCGATGATGTTGGAAACGCCAGTCAGCTTCCCCTGCCGTGCAGTGGGGGAGAGGTGAGGCCCGTGTCGGCGGTTCCTGCCTCGGCGGCGGTGGAGCCCGGTCCGCACCGTCGCAGCCGCCTCTCCGCGGGCGGGGTCCTGCGGGGGCGTAGAGTGGGGTTGTGACAGTTGTAGCGCCACCGGTCGGGGGGCCTTCGCTGCGGGACGCGGGGAGGGCGGCTGAGGTGTTGGCGGACGCGGGGGTCGCGGTGGTGTTGCTGTACGGGTCGGTGGCCCGCGGCGATCAGCACGCCGACAGCGACATCGACTTGGTGGCGGTGCTCGACGATCTGGACTACTCCACGCGTTGGCAGCGGCGGTGCGAGCTGGAGGGGTTGGCGACCGGGGCCGCGGGGCGGCGGGTGGAGGTGTTCGTCACCGACCGCCCGGAGTGGGAGCACCGAACGAGCCGGGTGGCCACCTCGTTCGAGGCGGGCATCGCGGACGACGCCGTCGTGTTGTGCGACCGCCCGCCCGACGGCGTGAGGTGGACCAAGGAGATCGGCATGCCGGCCAGCGACTTCGACGAGGCCGTGGCCTCACTGCGCAACACGAACCAGGCCCTGGGCGAACTTCGCGACGACCTTGAGCCCGGTGGGAACGAACGGGATGAGCGCGCCGCCGGCGACGCGTTCGAGTATTCGGTTGCCGTGGCCATTCGCCTCCGGGGCGTGTGTTCCCGTTCGCAGTCGGCGTTGGAGAACGCTTTGAAGGCGCTGATCCACCTCTTCGGAGACGATGCGCCGGGGAAACTCCACGCCCTTGACGAACTGTTGGCGAAACTGCCCGATCCCCCCCAGCGGGCCGCCGCGGCCATCCTGGAGGGGCTGGACCTGCCGGTGGTCTCCGAGTGGCGCAAGCGGGGCACCTACCCGGCCGACTACCCGGAGATCAGCCTGCCGGACCTGGTGCTCGCCGCCGGTGCCTTCGCCTCGGTGGCCTGCGCCCTCAGCAGGCTGACTGCTCGGCACGTAGCCGAGACGGCCCCCGCCGCCGAGGCCGGCGCGTTGCCCGCTCCCGGTACCCCGGCCCGAGAGGCCGCGAGGGCGGCGAGGCGTTGCGCGGGCATCGAGCAGATCCTGGCGGGCTGGGACTTCACACGGGAGACGCCGACCGCGCAGATGGGCATCCCCGAGCCGCCCGAACTGCCTGATCCGCGGGGCTGATCCCCGCCCCCGGAGTCGACGCCGGAACTCTGACGCCGCGGGCGGCAGCCACCTCGGCGGCGACCGTGATGGCGGCCACCCGCTCCTATCGCCGGAAATGTCCGTTATGTAAACTAGGGGGCGGAAACACACACGCCGCCGGCCGGCACGTGCGGCAGCTAGTGGCCGGTAGCCGGCGGCGGGGGGAGGCCCGGACCCTGCCGCACCGCCCGCAGCGCCCGCGGCGTGCCGCGGCGTGCCCCTTTCTCACGCACATCGAGGCGGCCCTAGACTGACGCCATGGCAGTCGTTGCGCCGGTCGCCGCGCCGACGAGGGCTGATGCTGCCGTGGCGGCGGCGGTCCTGGTCGACAAGGGGGTAGCCGAGGTGCTGCTGTTCGGGTCGGTGGCCCGCGGCGTCGCCGCCGCCGACAGCGACATCGACCTGGTGGCGATCTTCGCGGATCTGGACTACTCCGAACGCGCCGCCCGCCGCCGCGAGTTGGAGGCAGCGGCCCGGGCGGTGGTCCCCTGGCCCGTGCAGGTGCATGTGACGGATCGCCCGGAGTGGCGTGCACGCGTCGAACAGGTGTCGACGTCCTTCGAGCGCCACGCCTCCAGCGAGTCGGTTTGGGTGGCGGGCGCGACCAGCGAGGGCCCTGTGGATTGGGGCAAGGAGATGGTGTTGCCCATGAGTGACCACCAAGAAGCGCTCCGCTACTTCGATGCCAGCGTCTTGCCGTGCTTGCAGGGAGTGGCAACAGCGTGCATCCGCCCCGCCATCGAGGACGTCCCGCATGAGTCGTCGGTTCCGGTGGAAAAACGCCGGCTCAATCGGATGGTGAAACTCTGCGCCGACGCCGCTCTCGCTGCGGAGACGTCGGTGAAGACCATGGCGAAGCTCTACAGCAGCCCGACGCCGACCGACAAGGAGCTAAAGCGCAACGGGCACACCATCGGCGAGGTCCTCCAGCGCCACGTTCCTGAGCCACACTGCGGCGAGATGCAGGCGGCGTTCGAGCGCCTCGGCGTCGATCTGGAGGAACTGTCGTCGTGGCGCAGCAAGGCGGCCTATGCCGACGACGCCGACGTGGTGC is a genomic window of bacterium containing:
- a CDS encoding nucleotidyltransferase domain-containing protein translates to MTVVAPPVGGPSLRDAGRAAEVLADAGVAVVLLYGSVARGDQHADSDIDLVAVLDDLDYSTRWQRRCELEGLATGAAGRRVEVFVTDRPEWEHRTSRVATSFEAGIADDAVVLCDRPPDGVRWTKEIGMPASDFDEAVASLRNTNQALGELRDDLEPGGNERDERAAGDAFEYSVAVAIRLRGVCSRSQSALENALKALIHLFGDDAPGKLHALDELLAKLPDPPQRAAAAILEGLDLPVVSEWRKRGTYPADYPEISLPDLVLAAGAFASVACALSRLTARHVAETAPAAEAGALPAPGTPAREAARAARRCAGIEQILAGWDFTRETPTAQMGIPEPPELPDPRG
- a CDS encoding nucleotidyltransferase domain-containing protein, which produces MAVVAPVAAPTRADAAVAAAVLVDKGVAEVLLFGSVARGVAAADSDIDLVAIFADLDYSERAARRRELEAAARAVVPWPVQVHVTDRPEWRARVEQVSTSFERHASSESVWVAGATSEGPVDWGKEMVLPMSDHQEALRYFDASVLPCLQGVATACIRPAIEDVPHESSVPVEKRRLNRMVKLCADAALAAETSVKTMAKLYSSPTPTDKELKRNGHTIGEVLQRHVPEPHCGEMQAAFERLGVDLEELSSWRSKAAYADDADVVRAEADRFAPSYASMASEITGLVAAHLRRSLGRAAEAAVTERDSLAEVIAGHDVRLGLPAPVGLDI